Within the Leisingera thetidis genome, the region AGTCCCAGGCCGGAACCGCCCTTGTGCTGCAACCGCGTGCTCTCGAGCTGGGTAAAGCGTTCGAACACGCGTGTGCGGTCTGCAGCTGGAATGCCTGGTCCGGTGTCCAGCACTGTTATGCAGATTGGATGTTGAGCAGAGGCATCATGTGCCAGCCAGACAAAAACGCGCCCCTCGTCGGTGAATTTCACGGCATTGTCGACAAGGTTGTTTATGATCTGTGTGACTTTGGCACCGTCGAGAATGAGGCATTCCGGGACACCATCGGCAACAGCAACTCCAGTCTCCAGGGCCTTGCCGTAACGGGTTGCACTGGCTTGCAGCGCCTCCCGCCATTGCAAGACCATAGTCTCCACCAGCACTGGCTGCCGCCTCAACTCCAAAGCATCGGAATCAAGACGTGCGGCCTCGACCACATTGACAAGCTGGGCCAGCAATTGCTCGGCTGCACGGTGTCCCACATCCGCCCGTTCTCGGGTTTTGGCGGAAGCCGTTTCATCTGTCTTGATCAAATGAAACAGGCCGAGAATGACATTCAAAGGTGTCCGTATCTCATGGCTCATCGTTGCCAGAAAGGCGGTGCGGGCTTCTACGGCGGAATTGGCACGCACGACTTCGGCCTCGAGACGGGCGTTCAGTTTGGCGAACTTGGCCTTGCTGGCCTCGCTGGCCTTGAGCTCAGTAAGGTCATTGTGCGCGCCGAGCATACGCAACGGTTTTCCTGCCTCATCCCGGATTGCCATACCGCGGCAGCGCACTGTGACCATATGGCCCGCGGTATGGCGGTAGCGCACGATCTGATCATAAGGGTGATCCGGGTCTGCGAGATGCTTTTGGAAGTTTTCCAGCGCAACCGCCAAATCATCAGGATGGATCAGGTCCTGCCATTCTGAGGCGAAATGCTGTTTCGAGTCCGGGTCCACTCCGAACAAGCGCCAGAACTCGGGGCTCATCCACTCGTGCTCCGGATTCTCCAGATCCCAATACCAGAGGCCGTCCAGCGAGCCGATTTGCAAGAAGTCAAAGATAACGTCTTCTTTTTTGACCAGATCGTAAAGTTCACGTTTAAGATAATGCATATCCAACCGTCTCCGCCGGTCCTTGGGCCAACAACCTTTGCCAGAGCGTTTCTCTTCGGCGATCCGCAAAAGCCGCTTCAGAAATGCCAGATTTAGTTCAAGCACGCTAGGCGTTTAGTCCCGGAGTACGGCGGGTTGGATTGGTGATGAGCCGCTGCGGTTCGTATTCCGGATTTCACATTTGCATTCGAACGGCGCGCAGTTGCAGGGTGACATGAGCACGTCAATGCGGTTTGCCCAACCCAGTACGGGTCTCGTGGTGAAACCGCTTGACCGCCGC harbors:
- a CDS encoding PAS domain-containing sensor histidine kinase, whose translation is MHYLKRELYDLVKKEDVIFDFLQIGSLDGLWYWDLENPEHEWMSPEFWRLFGVDPDSKQHFASEWQDLIHPDDLAVALENFQKHLADPDHPYDQIVRYRHTAGHMVTVRCRGMAIRDEAGKPLRMLGAHNDLTELKASEASKAKFAKLNARLEAEVVRANSAVEARTAFLATMSHEIRTPLNVILGLFHLIKTDETASAKTRERADVGHRAAEQLLAQLVNVVEAARLDSDALELRRQPVLVETMVLQWREALQASATRYGKALETGVAVADGVPECLILDGAKVTQIINNLVDNAVKFTDEGRVFVWLAHDASAQHPICITVLDTGPGIPAADRTRVFERFTQLESTRLQHKGGSGLGLSICHELATLMGGKLTILELPPEGFSLCVRLSLPDGEADRAG